A single region of the Streptomyces sp. AM 4-1-1 genome encodes:
- a CDS encoding heme-binding protein — protein sequence MLTYQTVSLDDARRIIDAGIAKAEEIDSPSNIAVVDTGGNLVAHVRMDGSQLGSIEHSIDKARTSMFFRKPTGDLAEDSRPGGPLWGIALSGYGTVIVFAGGLPLAVDGRIVGAIGVSGGTGEEDTVIARAAVARL from the coding sequence ATGCTGACTTATCAGACCGTCTCCCTCGACGACGCACGCCGGATCATCGACGCCGGTATCGCCAAGGCCGAGGAGATCGACTCGCCCAGCAACATCGCCGTGGTCGACACCGGGGGAAATCTGGTGGCCCATGTGCGGATGGACGGGTCGCAGCTCGGCAGTATCGAGCACTCCATCGACAAGGCGCGCACCAGTATGTTCTTCAGGAAGCCGACCGGTGACCTCGCGGAGGACTCCCGGCCCGGCGGGCCCCTGTGGGGGATCGCGCTGTCCGGGTACGGCACGGTGATCGTGTTCGCCGGCGGGCTTCCGCTGGCGGTGGACGGGCGGATCGTGGGGGCGATCGGGGTCAGCGGTGGCACCGGGGAAGAGGACACGGTCATCGCCAGGGCCGCGGTGGCGCGGCTGTAG
- a CDS encoding nuclear transport factor 2 family protein: MPEYEKAMRPEDITRLFVERSNAGDAAGVAALYEEDAVMAYPPGELTVGREAIRGLWEKVLANRPSFEPEQPLPTLISGGIALTSTPPKDGAGARAQVVRRQPDGSWLRLLDQPEFTPPTH, translated from the coding sequence ATGCCGGAGTACGAGAAGGCCATGCGGCCCGAGGACATCACTCGCCTGTTCGTCGAACGGTCCAACGCCGGTGACGCGGCCGGGGTCGCCGCGCTCTACGAGGAGGACGCGGTGATGGCCTACCCGCCCGGCGAACTGACGGTGGGACGTGAGGCGATCCGTGGGCTGTGGGAGAAGGTGCTGGCCAACCGCCCCAGCTTCGAACCGGAACAACCACTGCCGACCCTGATCAGCGGCGGCATCGCCCTCACCTCGACGCCGCCGAAGGACGGGGCCGGCGCCCGCGCGCAGGTCGTCCGGCGCCAGCCCGACGGAAGCTGGCTGCGCCTGCTCGACCAGCCCGAGTTCACCCCGCCCACCCACTGA
- a CDS encoding GTP-binding protein has protein sequence MTTTTETLSTTTLLRFATAGSVDDGKSTLVGRLLHDSKSVLTDQLEAVERVSLGRGQEAPDLALLTDGLRAEREQGITIDVAYRYFATPRRRFILADTPGHVQYTRNMVTGASTAELAVVLVDARNGVVEQTRRHAAVAALLRVPHVVLAVNKMDLVEYAEPVFAAIAEEFTAYAATLGVPEITAIPISALAGDNVVEPSANMDWYGGPTVLEHLETVPVSHDLTACPARFPVQYVIRPQTAEHPDYRGYAGQIASGVLRVGEPVTVLPSGLTSTIAGIDALGESVDVAWAPQSVTVRLADDLDVSRGDLIAPSASVPPVTQDVLATVCHVADQPLTVGRRVLLKHTTRTVKAIVKDIPSRLTLDDLSQHPAPGQLVANDIGRVVVRTAEPLALDAYSDSRRTGSFLLIDPADGTTLAAGMAGESFAAVVTEAAPDDDAEWDF, from the coding sequence ATGACCACCACCACCGAGACGTTGTCGACCACGACGCTGCTGCGGTTCGCCACCGCGGGATCGGTCGACGACGGCAAGTCCACCCTCGTCGGACGTCTGCTGCACGACTCCAAGTCGGTCCTCACGGACCAGCTCGAAGCCGTCGAGCGGGTCTCGCTCGGCCGCGGCCAGGAGGCACCCGACCTCGCTCTCCTGACGGACGGGCTGCGGGCCGAGCGCGAGCAGGGCATCACCATCGATGTCGCGTACCGCTACTTCGCCACGCCCCGGCGCCGGTTCATCCTCGCCGACACCCCGGGCCATGTGCAGTACACCCGCAACATGGTGACGGGCGCGTCGACGGCGGAGCTGGCCGTCGTGCTCGTCGACGCCCGCAACGGTGTCGTCGAGCAGACCCGCCGCCACGCCGCCGTCGCCGCGCTGCTGCGCGTCCCGCACGTCGTGCTCGCGGTCAACAAGATGGACCTCGTCGAGTACGCGGAGCCCGTGTTCGCCGCGATAGCCGAGGAGTTCACCGCGTACGCCGCCACGCTGGGCGTGCCCGAGATCACCGCCATCCCGATCTCCGCGCTGGCCGGCGACAACGTGGTGGAGCCGTCCGCGAACATGGACTGGTACGGCGGCCCGACCGTTCTGGAGCACCTGGAGACCGTCCCGGTCAGCCATGACCTGACGGCGTGCCCGGCCCGGTTCCCGGTGCAGTACGTGATCCGTCCGCAGACCGCGGAGCACCCGGACTACCGGGGATACGCCGGCCAGATCGCCTCCGGTGTGCTGCGGGTCGGTGAGCCCGTCACGGTGCTGCCCTCGGGTCTGACGTCGACGATCGCCGGGATCGACGCGCTCGGCGAGAGCGTCGACGTCGCGTGGGCGCCGCAGTCGGTGACCGTGCGGCTCGCCGACGACCTGGACGTCTCGCGCGGCGACCTGATCGCGCCGAGCGCGTCGGTGCCGCCCGTCACCCAGGACGTCCTCGCGACCGTCTGCCACGTCGCCGACCAGCCGCTCACCGTCGGCCGTCGGGTGCTGCTCAAGCACACCACCCGCACGGTCAAGGCGATCGTCAAGGACATCCCGTCCAGGCTCACCCTGGACGATCTGTCCCAGCACCCGGCGCCCGGACAGCTGGTCGCCAACGACATCGGCCGCGTCGTCGTCCGTACCGCCGAGCCGCTGGCGCTCGACGCCTACTCGGACTCCCGGCGCACCGGTTCGTTCCTGCTGATCGATCCGGCGGACGGCACGACGCTCGCCGCCGGCATGGCGGGCGAGTCGTTCGCCGCGGTCGTCACCGAAGCCGCCCCGGACGACGACGCGGAGTGGGACTTCTGA
- a CDS encoding nuclear transport factor 2 family protein translates to MTEPSSAVAAATEGELRLLDPMVRGSAELLSELLHPEFTEIGASGQVWDRDTLIDELVSDKAPHPGPLTASRMKGVQLSDDLVQLTFDTEDKGRRAHRSSLWRLTDGRWLLYFHQGTPFTEDRSGRS, encoded by the coding sequence GTGACCGAGCCGTCCTCCGCCGTGGCCGCGGCCACGGAAGGCGAACTCCGCCTCCTCGACCCGATGGTGCGCGGCTCCGCCGAACTCCTCTCCGAACTGCTGCACCCCGAGTTCACGGAGATCGGCGCCAGTGGTCAGGTCTGGGACCGCGACACCCTCATCGACGAGCTGGTCTCGGACAAGGCCCCGCACCCGGGCCCGCTCACCGCGTCCCGGATGAAGGGCGTACAGCTCTCCGACGACCTGGTGCAGCTCACCTTCGACACCGAGGACAAGGGGCGCCGGGCCCACCGCAGTTCACTGTGGCGGCTGACCGACGGACGCTGGCTCCTCTACTTCCACCAGGGCACACCCTTCACCGAGGACCGGTCCGGCCGGAGCTGA
- a CDS encoding aldo/keto reductase — MFALGGELPVRRLGFGTAQLTGPGYWGPRGDRTDAVAVLRGAVSRGVTLIDTADNYGPGLAEELVAEALRPYPADLVVATKGGVVRTSDSAWHVAGRPERLRAMCEASLRRLRRDRIDLYQLHRFDPAVPMAEQLGALDALRQEGKIRFIGLDTLTADQLEQALSLTGIASVQNRFNLLDRGSDAVLDLCEAHGLAFLPWFPLANGALTGEDAAALADIAERYGATRGQIALAWLLHRSPVLCPTPGTGSPAHLAENLGAAEIRLSAEDMARLTALAPA, encoded by the coding sequence GTGTTCGCGCTCGGTGGTGAGCTGCCGGTGCGCCGGCTCGGTTTCGGTACGGCCCAGCTGACCGGGCCCGGCTACTGGGGGCCGCGCGGCGACCGTACCGACGCCGTCGCCGTGCTGCGGGGGGCGGTGTCGCGCGGCGTGACACTGATCGACACCGCGGACAACTACGGCCCCGGGCTGGCGGAGGAACTGGTCGCCGAGGCGCTGCGTCCGTACCCGGCCGACCTGGTGGTGGCGACCAAGGGCGGTGTGGTGCGTACGAGCGACAGCGCCTGGCACGTCGCGGGCCGACCGGAGCGGTTGCGGGCCATGTGCGAGGCGAGCCTGCGGCGGCTGCGCAGGGACCGGATCGATCTCTACCAGCTCCACCGGTTCGATCCGGCCGTGCCGATGGCGGAGCAGTTGGGCGCCCTGGACGCGCTGAGGCAGGAGGGTAAGATCCGGTTCATCGGTCTGGACACGCTTACCGCCGATCAGCTGGAGCAGGCCCTTTCCCTGACCGGGATCGCCTCGGTGCAGAACCGCTTCAATCTCCTCGACCGCGGCTCCGACGCGGTGCTGGACCTGTGCGAGGCCCACGGCCTGGCCTTTCTGCCCTGGTTTCCGCTGGCCAACGGCGCGCTGACCGGTGAGGACGCTGCGGCGCTCGCCGATATCGCCGAACGGTACGGCGCCACGCGCGGGCAGATCGCCCTCGCCTGGCTGCTGCACCGCTCCCCCGTGCTGTGCCCGACACCGGGCACCGGTTCGCCCGCTCATCTGGCGGAGAACCTCGGTGCGGCGGAGATCCGGCTGTCCGCCGAGGACATGGCCCGGCTGACGGCGCTCGCACCCGCTTGA
- a CDS encoding ABC transporter permease, whose amino-acid sequence MASTDTKSDEITPGGAKSDDLAGLEAGLDALDAVQLRRTPIGQVLVRKVLPPLVAVVLVLAIWQLLVQAHVTEDYKLPSPSAVWDSATTMWLQGTLLEVVWTSVSRGLLGFLLAVAIGTPLGLLVARVKLVRAAIGPILSGLQSLPSVAWVAPAVIWLGLNDSMMYAVILLGAVPSIANGLVSGVDQVPPLFLRAGRTLGATGLRGTWHIVLPAALPGYLAGLKQGWAFSWRSLMAAEIIASSPDLGLGLGQLLENGRNNFDMPGVFLAIILILFVGIAIDLLIFSPLERWVLRSRGLLVKN is encoded by the coding sequence ATGGCCAGCACTGACACCAAGTCCGACGAGATCACGCCGGGCGGCGCCAAGTCCGACGATCTGGCCGGCCTTGAGGCCGGTCTCGACGCACTGGACGCCGTGCAGCTGCGTCGCACCCCGATCGGCCAGGTGCTGGTCCGCAAGGTGCTGCCGCCGCTGGTCGCGGTGGTGCTGGTGCTCGCCATCTGGCAGCTGCTGGTCCAGGCGCACGTCACCGAGGACTACAAGCTGCCCTCCCCGTCCGCGGTGTGGGACAGCGCGACCACCATGTGGTTGCAGGGGACCTTGCTGGAGGTCGTCTGGACCAGTGTGTCGCGCGGCCTGCTCGGTTTCCTGCTGGCCGTCGCCATCGGTACGCCGCTGGGTCTGCTGGTCGCCCGGGTGAAGCTCGTCAGGGCGGCGATCGGCCCGATCCTGTCCGGGCTCCAGTCGCTGCCCTCGGTGGCGTGGGTGGCCCCGGCGGTGATCTGGCTCGGGCTCAACGACTCGATGATGTACGCGGTGATCCTGCTGGGCGCGGTCCCCTCGATCGCCAACGGGCTGGTGTCCGGCGTCGACCAGGTGCCGCCGCTGTTCCTGCGGGCGGGCCGGACGCTCGGCGCGACCGGGCTCAGGGGGACCTGGCACATCGTGCTGCCCGCCGCGCTGCCGGGCTATCTGGCGGGGCTCAAGCAGGGCTGGGCGTTCTCCTGGCGCTCGCTGATGGCCGCCGAGATCATCGCCTCGTCACCCGATCTCGGCCTGGGGCTCGGGCAGTTGCTGGAGAACGGCCGCAACAACTTCGACATGCCCGGGGTCTTCCTGGCGATCATCCTCATCCTGTTCGTCGGTATCGCCATCGACCTGCTGATCTTCAGTCCGCTGGAGCGGTGGGTGCTGCGCAGCCGCGGTCTCCTCGTCAAGAACTGA
- a CDS encoding TIGR03086 family metal-binding protein: MKNAHAHLAECAAEAARIARGVDAAQLTSPVTPCADWDVRGLVNHWVLYTSYGLEHRARRAVLPDTLTTRDFTADGDWAERYAAELDRAVAAWADPAVWEGEIDLGGSPSPAPAVAAMLTEELALHGWDVARATGQDFRISDEAAAYLLAGVDEHAALYRQYEGYADAVPVAGPATPFTRALAHSGRDPHWTAA, encoded by the coding sequence ATGAAGAACGCACACGCCCACCTGGCCGAATGCGCCGCCGAGGCCGCCCGCATCGCGCGCGGCGTCGACGCCGCACAGCTCACCTCGCCCGTCACTCCCTGCGCCGACTGGGACGTACGCGGGCTCGTCAACCACTGGGTGCTCTACACCTCGTACGGACTGGAGCACCGCGCCCGGCGCGCGGTGCTGCCGGACACGCTCACCACCCGCGACTTCACCGCGGACGGCGACTGGGCCGAGCGGTACGCCGCCGAGCTGGACCGGGCCGTCGCCGCCTGGGCCGACCCCGCGGTCTGGGAGGGTGAGATCGACCTCGGGGGCTCCCCGTCCCCGGCGCCGGCGGTCGCCGCCATGCTCACCGAGGAGCTGGCGCTGCACGGCTGGGACGTGGCCAGGGCCACCGGCCAGGACTTCCGGATCTCCGACGAAGCGGCGGCGTACCTCCTGGCGGGCGTCGACGAGCACGCCGCGCTCTACCGGCAGTACGAGGGCTACGCCGACGCGGTGCCCGTGGCCGGCCCGGCGACGCCCTTCACGCGCGCCCTGGCCCACAGCGGACGCGATCCGCACTGGACGGCCGCCTGA
- a CDS encoding sirohydrochlorin chelatase, translated as MPAPVLLVIAHGSRDPRHAATVRALTARVRALRPELRVETGFLEFNSPSVTEVLDRLEAEAAKEPGVREVVALPLLLTRAFHAKSDIPAVLDEARPRLPRLCVRQAEVLGPSPLLLSALQWRLHLAGLRPGDRSSTGLVLASAGSTDPEAIAVIAEIARELRHTGWCAVRPAFASASLPRTEDAVRALRADGVRRVAVAPYVIAPGFLPDRIARGAREAGADVLADVLGPAPELARLLVDRYEEARAYRAVSAGA; from the coding sequence ATGCCCGCCCCGGTCCTCCTAGTCATCGCCCACGGCAGCCGCGACCCGCGGCACGCCGCGACCGTGCGCGCGCTCACCGCGCGGGTGCGTGCGCTGCGGCCCGAGCTGCGCGTGGAGACCGGCTTCCTCGAATTCAACTCCCCTTCGGTCACGGAGGTGTTGGACCGGCTGGAAGCCGAGGCGGCGAAGGAGCCGGGGGTACGGGAGGTGGTGGCCCTGCCGCTGCTGCTGACCCGGGCGTTCCACGCCAAGTCCGACATCCCCGCGGTGCTGGACGAGGCCCGGCCGCGGCTGCCCCGGCTGTGCGTCAGGCAGGCCGAGGTGCTGGGCCCGTCACCGCTGCTGCTCTCGGCGCTCCAGTGGCGGCTCCATCTCGCCGGGCTGCGGCCCGGCGACCGAAGCTCGACCGGGCTCGTCCTGGCCTCGGCGGGCTCCACAGACCCGGAGGCGATCGCAGTGATCGCTGAAATCGCGCGGGAGCTGCGGCACACCGGTTGGTGCGCCGTGCGGCCTGCGTTCGCCTCCGCATCCCTGCCCCGGACCGAGGACGCGGTGCGGGCGCTACGGGCGGACGGTGTGCGCCGGGTGGCCGTGGCCCCCTATGTCATCGCGCCCGGCTTCCTCCCGGACCGCATCGCCCGGGGCGCCCGGGAGGCGGGTGCGGACGTGCTCGCCGATGTGCTGGGACCGGCACCGGAACTGGCGCGACTGCTGGTGGACCGGTACGAGGAGGCGCGGGCGTACCGGGCGGTCTCGGCCGGCGCCTGA
- a CDS encoding ABC transporter ATP-binding protein — protein sequence MATTTLTTSEDRLAVEHAARIAHVSKSFSGPAGQQLVLDDITLDVAPGEFVTLLGASGCGKSTLLNLVAGLDRPTAGSIETPGGRPALMFQEHALFPWLSAGKNVELALRLRGVPKADRRPEAERLLELVRLGGAYGKRVHELSGGMRQRVAMARALAQDSQLLLMDEPFAALDAITRDVLHDELTRIWRETNAAVLFVTHNVREAVRLAQRVVLLSSRPGRIAREWTVDIDHPRRIEDTAVAELSVEITEQLRGEIRRHGQH from the coding sequence ATGGCGACCACCACCCTCACCACGTCCGAGGACCGTCTCGCGGTCGAGCACGCCGCTCGCATCGCGCACGTGTCCAAGTCCTTCTCCGGACCGGCGGGGCAGCAGCTCGTCCTGGACGACATCACACTCGATGTCGCTCCCGGCGAGTTCGTCACCCTCCTGGGGGCCTCCGGGTGCGGGAAGTCGACGCTGCTCAATCTGGTGGCCGGGCTCGACCGTCCGACCGCGGGGTCGATCGAGACCCCCGGCGGGCGGCCCGCCCTGATGTTCCAGGAGCACGCCCTCTTCCCGTGGCTGAGCGCGGGCAAGAACGTCGAACTCGCGCTGCGGCTGCGCGGCGTGCCCAAGGCGGACCGCCGTCCGGAGGCGGAGCGGCTGCTCGAACTCGTCCGGCTCGGCGGGGCGTACGGAAAGCGGGTGCACGAGCTGTCCGGTGGTATGCGGCAGCGCGTCGCGATGGCCCGCGCGCTCGCCCAGGACAGCCAACTGCTGCTGATGGACGAGCCGTTCGCCGCGCTCGACGCGATCACCCGGGACGTGCTGCACGACGAACTGACCCGGATCTGGCGGGAGACGAACGCCGCCGTGCTGTTCGTCACCCACAACGTCCGGGAGGCGGTGCGGCTCGCCCAGCGGGTCGTGCTCCTGTCGTCCCGGCCGGGCCGGATCGCCCGGGAGTGGACGGTCGACATCGATCACCCGCGCCGCATCGAGGACACCGCCGTCGCGGAGCTGTCCGTCGAGATCACCGAACAACTCCGTGGGGAGATCCGCCGTCATGGCCAGCACTGA
- a CDS encoding LysR substrate-binding domain-containing protein — protein sequence MELRQLEYFVAVAEERNFTRAAERVHISQSGVSAQIRRLERELGAELFDRSARITTLTVAGEAALEHARAALASAGAVGQAVGEVTGLLQGRLTVGMVIGCTLTPLFDALAAFHQAYPGVEISLLEDNSDRLVEGVRAGAVDLALIGTATATPEGLDALTIISERLVAVVPAGHPLADQRRVALRDLTAHPIVCMPPGTGLRAVFDRACAARGLQPVIAFQASAAEAIADLAVRGLGVAVLSESMAVSHRDRLVARTVEDVEAPALLALIWKSAHNPSVRELLVRTRKAFTDPARR from the coding sequence ATGGAACTGAGGCAGCTGGAGTACTTCGTCGCCGTCGCCGAAGAGCGGAACTTCACCCGGGCGGCCGAGCGAGTGCACATCAGCCAGTCCGGCGTCAGCGCGCAGATCCGTCGGCTGGAACGCGAACTCGGTGCCGAGCTGTTCGACCGGTCGGCGCGTATCACCACCCTCACCGTCGCGGGAGAGGCCGCGCTCGAACACGCCCGTGCCGCACTCGCCTCGGCCGGGGCGGTGGGCCAGGCGGTGGGTGAGGTGACCGGCCTCCTCCAGGGCCGGCTCACGGTCGGGATGGTCATCGGCTGCACCCTCACTCCGCTGTTCGACGCCCTCGCCGCGTTCCACCAGGCGTATCCCGGGGTGGAGATCTCGCTGCTGGAGGACAATTCCGACCGGTTGGTCGAAGGGGTGCGCGCCGGCGCCGTCGACCTGGCCCTCATCGGGACGGCGACCGCCACCCCCGAAGGGCTGGACGCGCTGACCATCATCAGCGAGCGGCTTGTCGCGGTGGTTCCGGCCGGACACCCCTTGGCGGACCAACGGCGCGTCGCTCTCCGCGACCTGACCGCCCACCCGATCGTGTGCATGCCACCCGGTACGGGTCTTCGCGCGGTGTTCGACCGTGCCTGCGCCGCGCGGGGCCTCCAGCCCGTGATCGCGTTTCAGGCCAGTGCGGCGGAGGCGATCGCCGACCTCGCCGTGCGAGGGCTCGGCGTCGCCGTCCTCAGTGAGTCGATGGCCGTGAGCCACCGTGACCGGCTCGTCGCCCGCACCGTCGAAGACGTCGAAGCACCGGCCTTGCTCGCCCTGATCTGGAAGAGCGCGCACAACCCCTCGGTGCGCGAGCTGCTGGTGCGGACCCGGAAGGCGTTCACCGATCCTGCTCGGCGGTGA
- a CDS encoding S8 family peptidase yields the protein MAIHKRARRTKLTAAITAVAAAAGVTLFGTSSAGAAPTPTLGTVYGADAATAVSGSYIVMLDHKTDKAHKAKLAKEYGGRLNRTYDAAIDGFSAGGLSETEAKRLAADPAVSKVVQNKTFHIDATQENPPSWGLDRIDQTATAGDQKYTYPDSAGEGVTAYVIDTGVRTTHKEFQGRATSGFDAVDNDDSADDGNGHGTHVAGTIAGATYGVAKKADIVAVRVLDDSGSGTTEQVVAGIDWVTTNHKGPSVANMSLGGGADPALDAAVEKAIASGVTFAVAAGNESSDAGQTSPARVESAITVASSTVDDHQSSFSNYGPVVDIYAPGSDITSSWNDSDTGSNTISGTSMATPHVVGAAAVYLGGHQDATPDQVATALTEGATPDAISDPTPGTANKLLKIVE from the coding sequence ATGGCAATTCACAAGCGCGCACGCCGGACGAAGCTCACCGCCGCCATCACCGCCGTCGCGGCGGCAGCCGGAGTGACCCTGTTCGGTACCTCTTCCGCCGGAGCGGCGCCCACCCCCACACTGGGCACCGTCTACGGCGCGGACGCGGCAACCGCCGTGTCGGGCAGCTACATCGTGATGCTGGACCACAAGACCGACAAGGCGCACAAGGCCAAGCTCGCCAAAGAGTACGGCGGCCGGCTCAACCGCACCTACGACGCCGCCATCGACGGCTTCTCCGCCGGCGGACTCTCGGAGACCGAGGCCAAGCGACTGGCCGCCGACCCGGCCGTCTCCAAGGTCGTCCAGAACAAGACGTTCCACATCGACGCCACCCAGGAGAACCCGCCGTCCTGGGGCCTCGACCGGATCGACCAGACCGCGACCGCCGGCGACCAGAAGTACACCTACCCGGACAGCGCGGGCGAAGGTGTCACCGCCTATGTCATCGACACCGGCGTCCGCACCACGCACAAGGAGTTCCAGGGCCGCGCCACCTCGGGCTTCGACGCCGTGGACAACGACGACAGCGCCGACGACGGCAACGGCCACGGCACCCATGTGGCGGGCACCATCGCGGGCGCCACCTACGGGGTCGCCAAGAAGGCGGACATCGTCGCGGTCCGTGTCCTCGACGACTCCGGTTCCGGCACCACCGAGCAGGTCGTCGCCGGAATCGACTGGGTCACCACGAACCACAAGGGCCCGTCCGTCGCCAACATGAGCCTCGGCGGAGGCGCCGACCCGGCCCTCGACGCCGCGGTCGAGAAGGCCATCGCGTCCGGGGTCACCTTCGCGGTGGCCGCCGGGAACGAGTCGAGCGACGCGGGACAGACCTCCCCGGCCCGCGTCGAGTCCGCCATCACCGTCGCCTCGTCCACGGTCGACGACCACCAGTCGTCGTTCTCCAACTACGGCCCCGTCGTGGACATCTACGCCCCCGGCTCGGACATCACGTCGTCCTGGAACGACAGCGACACCGGCTCGAACACCATCTCCGGTACGTCCATGGCCACCCCGCACGTCGTCGGCGCCGCCGCCGTCTACCTCGGCGGCCACCAGGACGCCACCCCCGACCAGGTCGCCACGGCGCTCACCGAGGGGGCCACCCCCGACGCGATCAGCGACCCGACGCCGGGCACCGCCAACAAGCTGCTGAAGATCGTCGAGTGA
- a CDS encoding aliphatic sulfonate ABC transporter substrate-binding protein yields MPATHAPLRRGIAAVAALPLLAVALTACGYGSEAKDDDAKKANVSAGGKKLSTDTVKIGYFPNLTHATALVGIQEGLIAKELGGTAVRPSTFNAGPSEIEALNAGSIDIGFIGPSPSINGYTKSKGKSLRIIGGSASGGVRLVVNPKKIKSLDDLKGKKIATPQLGNTQDVAFLNWIAEKGWKVDAQSGKGDVSVVRSDNKVTPDAYRSGSIDGAWVPEPTASKLVSEGAKVLLDETSLWPDDKFVITNIIVSQKFLKEHPDVVEAVLRGSVNTNAWINANPEKAKASANAALKALTGKALAPEILDPAWKSIQITDDPLAATLDAQAGHAVKAGLLEKPDLKGIYDLRPLNKILKAAGRPEVADAGLGAE; encoded by the coding sequence GTGCCTGCCACCCACGCCCCCCTGCGCCGCGGCATCGCCGCCGTCGCCGCCCTGCCGCTGCTCGCCGTGGCGCTGACCGCCTGCGGTTACGGCTCCGAGGCGAAGGACGACGACGCCAAGAAGGCGAACGTCTCCGCCGGAGGCAAGAAGCTCTCCACCGACACCGTCAAGATCGGCTACTTCCCCAACCTGACCCACGCCACCGCGCTGGTGGGTATCCAGGAGGGCCTGATAGCCAAGGAGTTGGGCGGCACGGCGGTCCGGCCCTCGACGTTCAACGCGGGGCCGTCCGAGATCGAGGCGTTGAACGCCGGTTCGATCGACATCGGCTTCATCGGCCCCTCGCCCTCCATCAACGGCTACACCAAGTCCAAGGGCAAGAGTCTGCGGATCATCGGAGGTTCGGCGTCCGGCGGGGTACGGCTGGTCGTCAACCCCAAGAAGATCAAGTCCCTGGACGACCTCAAGGGCAAGAAGATCGCCACCCCGCAGCTCGGCAACACCCAGGACGTGGCGTTCCTCAACTGGATCGCCGAGAAGGGCTGGAAGGTCGACGCCCAGAGCGGCAAGGGTGACGTCTCCGTGGTCCGCTCGGACAACAAGGTCACCCCGGACGCGTACAGATCGGGCTCCATCGACGGCGCGTGGGTGCCGGAACCGACCGCGTCGAAGCTGGTCTCGGAGGGCGCGAAGGTACTGCTCGACGAGACGTCGCTGTGGCCGGACGACAAGTTCGTGATCACCAACATCATCGTGTCGCAGAAGTTCCTCAAGGAGCACCCGGACGTCGTCGAGGCGGTGCTGCGCGGGTCGGTGAACACCAACGCGTGGATCAACGCCAACCCGGAGAAGGCGAAGGCGTCCGCCAACGCCGCGCTCAAGGCGCTGACCGGCAAGGCGCTGGCGCCGGAGATCCTCGACCCGGCGTGGAAGTCGATCCAGATCACCGACGACCCGCTGGCCGCCACTCTCGACGCGCAGGCCGGCCACGCGGTGAAGGCCGGGCTGCTGGAGAAGCCCGACCTGAAGGGCATCTACGACCTCAGGCCGCTGAACAAGATCCTGAAGGCCGCGGGCAGGCCCGAGGTCGCGGACGCCGGCCTCGGCGCCGAGTAG
- a CDS encoding ATP-binding cassette domain-containing protein, which yields MTATAGPTGPAASGPPVIRADGVAVVRDGNVLLDAVSLTVRAGEHWALLGANGAGKSTLLGLLGAVNHPTRGTVEVLGRTLGRVDLRELRTLLGHVNPRHPLRSPLPVRDVVLTGLTNSIEPVPRWSATAEQRERADRLLEMLGMGGKAGSRWPSLSQGERGRTLIARALMPSPRLLLLDEPATGLDLAAREQLLDSLDTLREEHPELATVLVTHHLEELPVSTTHAMLLRGGRCVASGPADDVLTTDQVSECFGHPVRISRTDGRWTARAQRVGRGRPSV from the coding sequence GTGACGGCCACCGCCGGCCCCACCGGCCCGGCGGCCTCCGGGCCCCCGGTGATCCGGGCCGACGGGGTGGCCGTCGTCCGGGACGGCAACGTACTGCTCGACGCGGTGTCGCTGACCGTGCGCGCCGGGGAGCACTGGGCCCTGCTCGGTGCCAACGGGGCGGGCAAGAGCACCCTGCTGGGGCTGCTCGGCGCGGTGAACCATCCGACCCGTGGCACGGTGGAGGTGCTGGGCCGGACGCTGGGCCGGGTCGATCTCCGCGAGCTGCGCACGCTCCTCGGGCATGTGAACCCCCGTCATCCGCTTCGGTCCCCGCTGCCGGTGCGCGATGTGGTGCTGACCGGGCTGACCAACTCGATCGAACCGGTGCCCCGTTGGTCCGCGACCGCCGAGCAGCGCGAGCGGGCCGACCGGCTGCTGGAGATGCTGGGCATGGGCGGCAAGGCCGGTTCGCGCTGGCCCTCGCTCTCCCAGGGCGAGCGTGGCCGTACGCTCATCGCCCGCGCGCTGATGCCGAGTCCTCGACTGCTCCTGCTGGACGAGCCCGCCACCGGCCTCGACCTCGCGGCCCGCGAGCAGCTGCTGGACAGTCTGGACACGCTGCGCGAGGAACATCCGGAACTGGCGACCGTCCTGGTCACGCACCATCTGGAGGAGCTGCCGGTGTCGACGACGCACGCGATGCTGCTGCGGGGCGGGCGATGCGTGGCGTCGGGTCCGGCGGACGACGTGCTGACGACCGATCAGGTCAGTGAGTGCTTCGGTCACCCGGTGCGGATAAGCCGCACGGACGGCAGGTGGACGGCGCGGGCGCAGCGGGTCGGCCGAGGGAGGCCGTCGGTCTGA